One window from the genome of Bacillus tianshenii encodes:
- a CDS encoding methyl-accepting chemotaxis protein — MMSFKFKLVILFILIAMVPLVVSSTILSQRSNHGFEQMIEENTEQSISVANYYFEQKANEALDLAQRYAANEAFLSAFKRGERASLDAQIAPIYEILNENQGVTVFEFGDKNGTVFTRGHHPGKFGDDKSSNSSIQTALSGDTVKGFEFGSSGLAVRAFVPLQADGEILGTFQIGFNFNDQLLRDIQQAISGDVSLYERDILVKTSNESEKQRLNKQLANPAIFESVAQGDTVKINEEEQHAYHIFYPLYDPAGEVVEGMIELTYDTSQINQLQTNTKMTVLTILLVTLLVALIIAFTFARTISKPINLLRDFFVNIAENGDLTKQIQIERRDEIGQLVRASNTFIQHVHSIVSSVLTNANKVAEVSLQFMHSAETTEKSTDQIATIINEVAHGTTKQSSHTTEILEMMQKNVTQVERGKEKVCNTTTNAKSSTTTAYAGEEAIQEAIKQLATVKETVSSVSSSIHSLGKRSEEIGNIITVITSLAEQTNLLALNAAIEAARAGEHGKGFAVVAEEVRKLAEQSNQSAQQITGLVHAIQAETAETVHIMEDNLEAVESQANLIHKGEHSLKEIVHQVEETERAAKEIEEVFTLIQQNSNYVFEAIEGISSISQQSAASSQEVAAAAEEQTATVQEVTASSHHLAETAERLKQEVSKFNV, encoded by the coding sequence AATCTCTGTCGCCAACTATTATTTTGAACAGAAAGCAAACGAAGCACTAGACTTAGCACAACGTTATGCTGCAAATGAAGCGTTTCTTTCAGCCTTCAAACGTGGGGAACGTGCTTCACTTGATGCTCAAATTGCACCGATTTACGAGATTCTAAATGAGAATCAAGGTGTAACAGTATTTGAATTTGGTGACAAAAACGGAACAGTCTTCACACGTGGTCATCATCCTGGGAAATTTGGTGACGACAAAAGCAGCAACAGTTCAATCCAAACAGCTCTAAGCGGAGACACAGTAAAAGGCTTTGAGTTCGGAAGCAGCGGATTAGCTGTTCGAGCGTTTGTACCGCTTCAAGCTGATGGTGAAATCCTCGGTACATTTCAAATTGGCTTTAACTTTAATGACCAGCTCCTCAGAGATATCCAACAAGCCATTTCTGGAGATGTATCACTCTATGAAAGAGACATCTTAGTGAAAACCTCAAATGAATCAGAGAAGCAGCGACTGAATAAACAGCTTGCTAATCCAGCCATTTTCGAAAGCGTGGCTCAGGGAGACACGGTAAAAATCAACGAAGAAGAGCAGCATGCCTACCATATCTTCTATCCTTTGTACGACCCAGCAGGAGAAGTAGTAGAAGGAATGATTGAGCTGACATATGATACGTCACAAATCAATCAGCTACAAACAAACACAAAAATGACCGTGCTTACTATTTTACTTGTCACATTGTTAGTAGCGCTTATTATAGCGTTTACTTTTGCAAGGACGATATCAAAGCCGATTAACTTATTGCGAGATTTCTTCGTTAACATTGCCGAAAATGGTGACTTAACAAAACAAATCCAAATTGAACGCCGTGATGAAATCGGCCAATTAGTACGGGCAAGCAACACTTTTATTCAGCACGTCCATTCGATTGTCTCAAGCGTTTTAACCAATGCTAATAAAGTGGCAGAGGTGTCACTACAGTTTATGCACAGTGCTGAAACAACAGAAAAATCAACCGACCAAATTGCGACGATAATTAATGAAGTTGCTCATGGCACGACAAAGCAATCGTCTCATACTACTGAAATATTAGAAATGATGCAAAAGAATGTAACACAAGTCGAACGTGGTAAAGAAAAGGTATGCAACACGACGACAAATGCAAAAAGTTCAACCACTACAGCCTATGCAGGAGAAGAAGCTATCCAAGAAGCCATTAAACAATTAGCAACTGTAAAAGAAACCGTTTCTTCTGTCTCTTCTTCCATCCATTCATTAGGTAAGCGTTCAGAAGAAATCGGTAATATCATCACGGTTATTACATCATTAGCTGAACAAACAAACTTGCTGGCATTAAATGCAGCAATTGAAGCAGCCCGTGCTGGTGAACATGGAAAAGGCTTTGCAGTCGTTGCAGAAGAGGTTCGTAAATTAGCGGAACAATCCAATCAATCTGCACAACAAATTACCGGACTTGTTCATGCTATCCAAGCGGAAACAGCAGAAACTGTACACATAATGGAAGACAATCTAGAGGCGGTCGAATCACAAGCTAACCTTATCCATAAAGGCGAACATTCCCTTAAAGAAATTGTTCATCAAGTAGAGGAAACCGAGCGTGCCGCAAAAGAAATCGAAGAGGTCTTCACGCTTATTCAACAAAACTCAAACTATGTTTTTGAGGCAATTGAAGGAATTTCAAGCATCAGTCAACAGTCAGCTGCTTCCTCTCAAGAAGTAGCCGCTGCTGCAGAGGAACAAACAGCAACTGTACAAGAAGTCACTGCGTCTTCCCATCACCTAGCCGAAACTGCCGAACGATTGAAACAAGAAGTAAGCAAATTTAATGTTTAA
- a CDS encoding anti-sigma factor: protein MTEKQQCHQLLDYYNRALTLKEHEEFEKHLETCADCKQALQELEELHDIMPYASPSLTPPKQMKERIFSNILGDELQEKKRKRVIFKGLNPLLVACLLLSLLGNLWAYVSLTSEEAPEEAVQVINTNKRVALNPMDNQGQGAAALIENGQQRQLVVEVSGMPQTKGDETLQVWLLKDGKPYRSGTFVPNNAGEGAVVFTLDKTMAEQEWDTVAITHEPTPTSETPQGQMLMASDF, encoded by the coding sequence GTGACTGAAAAACAGCAATGCCACCAACTACTTGATTATTACAACCGTGCCTTAACCCTTAAAGAGCATGAAGAATTCGAAAAACATTTAGAAACATGTGCTGATTGTAAGCAAGCACTACAGGAGCTTGAGGAATTACATGACATTATGCCTTACGCAAGCCCTTCTCTTACCCCACCGAAGCAAATGAAGGAGAGAATTTTCTCAAATATCCTTGGTGACGAACTACAAGAAAAGAAACGAAAAAGGGTTATTTTCAAAGGATTAAACCCATTACTAGTAGCATGCTTGCTTCTATCATTGCTTGGAAACTTGTGGGCTTATGTAAGTCTTACAAGTGAAGAAGCACCAGAAGAAGCAGTCCAAGTTATCAATACAAACAAACGAGTAGCGCTTAACCCGATGGATAACCAAGGTCAAGGTGCTGCAGCTCTTATCGAAAACGGCCAACAGCGCCAGCTTGTGGTAGAAGTGTCAGGCATGCCGCAAACAAAAGGCGATGAAACATTGCAGGTCTGGCTATTAAAAGACGGAAAGCCATACCGTTCAGGAACCTTTGTGCCAAATAATGCTGGTGAAGGTGCTGTCGTCTTCACGCTGGATAAAACGATGGCAGAGCAAGAATGGGACACAGTGGCCATTACCCATGAGCCGACACCAACAAGTGAAACACCACAAGGCCAAATGCTTATGGCAAGTGATTTTTAA
- a CDS encoding CsbD family protein produces MGDNKGLSDKVKGNVSKAKGEVKDQVGNAADKPHLQQEGKRDKDKGRYQEKRGELKDKY; encoded by the coding sequence ATGGGCGATAATAAAGGACTAAGCGATAAAGTAAAAGGCAATGTTTCTAAGGCAAAAGGCGAGGTTAAAGACCAAGTCGGTAATGCAGCTGATAAACCGCACCTTCAGCAGGAAGGGAAACGTGATAAAGACAAAGGTAGATATCAAGAAAAACGCGGAGAACTAAAGGACAAATATTAA
- a CDS encoding SDR family oxidoreductase translates to MDLQLQGKLVLVTGSTQGIGKEIAATFVREGARVVVNGRTAEKVEQVVKELSKCGEVHGVAADLATADGAEKLIRKVDELGELDVLVNNTAFFEVKQLEDVTEEEWMDYFQTNIMSVVRLSRHFLPKMLKRDTGRILNISSEAGVKPLAQMIPYSTTKGAVNSLTRGLAERTKGTNVTVNDVLPGPTWTEGVANFMKGAAEDAGEDLESFTKNYFKNNEPTSLIQRFGTVEEVASTVVFLASPHASAINGASQRVEGGIIRSI, encoded by the coding sequence ATGGATTTACAATTACAAGGAAAGTTAGTCCTCGTTACTGGCTCAACTCAAGGAATTGGAAAAGAAATTGCCGCTACATTTGTACGTGAAGGCGCAAGAGTCGTAGTTAATGGACGTACAGCTGAAAAAGTAGAACAAGTCGTGAAAGAACTCTCTAAATGCGGAGAAGTTCACGGTGTCGCTGCTGATCTTGCAACAGCAGATGGAGCCGAGAAGCTTATTCGAAAAGTTGATGAGCTTGGTGAGCTCGACGTCCTTGTAAATAACACAGCCTTTTTCGAGGTGAAACAGCTTGAAGATGTGACAGAAGAAGAGTGGATGGATTATTTCCAAACTAATATTATGAGTGTGGTACGGCTCTCTCGTCACTTCTTACCAAAGATGCTAAAACGTGATACAGGCCGTATTCTAAATATTTCGAGCGAAGCAGGGGTCAAACCATTAGCACAAATGATTCCATACTCCACTACAAAAGGGGCCGTTAACTCCCTAACACGTGGATTAGCTGAGCGAACGAAAGGTACAAACGTAACAGTCAATGATGTACTTCCTGGACCAACATGGACAGAAGGCGTAGCAAACTTCATGAAAGGCGCTGCAGAAGATGCAGGCGAAGACCTCGAATCATTCACAAAAAACTATTTCAAAAACAATGAACCGACTTCGCTTATCCAGCGCTTCGGCACAGTAGAAGAAGTTGCAAGCACAGTTGTCTTCCTAGCTTCCCCGCACGCTTCAGCTATTAATGGAGCAAGTCAGCGGGTCGAAGGTGGGATTATCCGCTCCATCTAG
- a CDS encoding ribonucleotide-diphosphate reductase subunit beta yields MTIVEKRTLMDAEAPNCSTGIINGKSSNVLNWDDVRYSWAYPKYKTMLANFWTPFEINMSKDIKQFPQLTDEEQDAFLKIIGLLALLDSIQTDYAGKVADYLTDSSLNALMIILAQQEVIHNHSYSYVLSSVVSKKQQDEVFDYWRSEPILRKRNDFVTNGYKDFTENPTVENLLKSIVYDVILEGLFFYSGFAFFYHLARNQKMVATSTMINYINRDEQIHVGLFEKIFKEILREYPEQDTAELREFGKKTFAEAAELEIEWGEHILGNKIDGILMPEVEAYIRFMANKRAEQLGFEAPFEGYRQNPLRWIVAYQEVDLGKTDFFEQKSRQYTKTTEANGFDEL; encoded by the coding sequence ATGACAATTGTAGAAAAAAGAACGTTAATGGATGCAGAAGCACCGAATTGTTCAACTGGTATCATTAATGGGAAAAGCTCGAATGTTCTTAATTGGGATGATGTTCGATATTCGTGGGCCTACCCGAAGTACAAAACAATGCTCGCGAACTTTTGGACGCCATTTGAAATTAATATGTCAAAGGACATTAAGCAATTTCCGCAGCTTACTGATGAAGAGCAGGATGCTTTTTTAAAGATTATTGGATTGCTTGCACTGTTGGACAGTATTCAAACTGATTATGCAGGAAAGGTTGCTGATTATTTAACAGATTCGAGCCTAAATGCTTTGATGATTATTCTTGCTCAGCAGGAGGTTATCCACAACCATTCTTATAGCTATGTGCTTTCAAGTGTTGTCAGTAAGAAGCAGCAGGATGAAGTATTTGATTATTGGCGTAGTGAGCCGATTTTACGAAAGCGTAATGACTTTGTGACGAATGGCTATAAAGATTTTACCGAAAATCCAACTGTTGAAAATTTGTTAAAGTCGATCGTTTATGATGTGATTTTAGAAGGGTTGTTCTTCTATTCAGGGTTTGCGTTCTTCTATCATTTAGCTCGTAATCAAAAGATGGTTGCAACAAGCACGATGATTAATTACATTAACCGGGACGAACAAATTCATGTTGGGCTATTTGAAAAAATCTTTAAAGAGATATTGCGCGAATACCCTGAACAGGACACAGCAGAGCTTCGCGAATTCGGAAAGAAGACTTTTGCAGAGGCGGCCGAGCTTGAAATTGAATGGGGAGAACATATCCTTGGTAATAAGATTGATGGGATCCTTATGCCAGAGGTAGAGGCATATATTCGTTTTATGGCGAATAAACGTGCAGAGCAATTAGGATTTGAAGCACCATTTGAAGGCTACCGTCAGAACCCTTTGCGCTGGATTGTTGCTTATCAAGAAGTTGACTTAGGCAAAACAGATTTCTTTGAACAAAAGTCTCGCCAGTACACGAAAACAACCGAAGCGAACGGGTTCGATGAGCTATAA
- a CDS encoding copper amine oxidase N-terminal domain-containing protein, whose translation MNWKKTLIAVPLSVSLVVPAMAGSLATEAHAAEKPSVETPAVDLRAQLGTLLSEHAYLAVETMRKGAEGAPDFQASAEALNENTEALSKAITSVYGKEAGEQFKDIWSEHIGFFVDYVKATGNNNEAGKEEALDNLDGYKADFSAFLEKATNKRLEADMLAKGLQAHIDQLIGSFDSYVAGNYEEAYMQERKAIAHMHMVAKGFSAAIADQFPAQFNHTKAVTPAGDLRADLNYLLSEHAGLAMMAMQNGVDGSDDFQASAAALNANTEDLAAAIASIYGEKAGMQFKELWASHIGFFVDYVKGTAANDEAMQQEALNNLDQYRQDFSKFLETATEGGLESDAVAMGLQTHVNQLVGTFDSYTEKDYNEAYDTLRDAYAHMANPAKGISGAVVAQFPDKFAQADKQDEQMNMLVTKLQIGHKKLWLNDKSQALDVAPFLWNNHTFISLRALSEAVGAEVTWNADDRSVKVTTNGNTAMFWIGKDYMTFNGERKDVGAELMIRNSRTQVPLRFIAELLGWNVNWDGSNEMVTLTKEQ comes from the coding sequence GTGAATTGGAAAAAAACTTTAATCGCCGTACCACTTAGTGTGTCGTTAGTTGTCCCTGCTATGGCAGGCAGTCTCGCTACTGAGGCTCACGCAGCTGAAAAACCCTCTGTTGAAACACCCGCGGTTGACCTTCGTGCTCAACTTGGAACATTGTTAAGTGAACATGCCTATTTAGCAGTTGAAACGATGCGAAAAGGTGCAGAAGGAGCTCCTGACTTCCAAGCATCCGCTGAAGCATTAAATGAAAATACTGAAGCACTTTCAAAAGCGATTACCTCTGTATACGGAAAAGAAGCTGGTGAACAATTTAAGGATATTTGGAGTGAACATATCGGCTTTTTCGTTGATTATGTAAAGGCAACAGGCAATAACAATGAAGCTGGTAAAGAAGAAGCATTGGACAACCTCGACGGTTACAAAGCTGATTTCTCCGCCTTTTTAGAAAAAGCAACAAACAAACGTCTTGAAGCTGATATGCTCGCAAAAGGCTTGCAGGCTCACATTGACCAATTAATCGGCTCGTTTGACAGCTATGTGGCGGGCAATTATGAAGAAGCCTACATGCAAGAGCGCAAAGCAATTGCGCATATGCATATGGTTGCAAAGGGATTCTCCGCTGCAATCGCTGATCAATTCCCAGCCCAATTTAACCATACGAAAGCAGTCACTCCTGCTGGTGATTTACGTGCCGATTTAAATTATCTATTATCAGAACACGCCGGCTTAGCAATGATGGCGATGCAAAACGGTGTTGATGGTTCAGATGATTTCCAAGCTTCTGCTGCAGCCCTTAACGCCAATACAGAAGACTTAGCTGCTGCGATTGCGTCAATATATGGTGAAAAAGCAGGCATGCAGTTTAAAGAACTATGGGCAAGTCATATCGGCTTCTTCGTTGATTATGTAAAAGGCACTGCAGCAAATGATGAAGCTATGCAGCAAGAGGCATTAAACAACCTTGACCAATACCGACAGGATTTCTCGAAGTTCCTTGAAACTGCCACAGAGGGCGGCCTTGAATCAGACGCGGTTGCAATGGGACTCCAAACACATGTAAATCAACTAGTCGGTACGTTTGATAGCTATACTGAAAAAGACTACAACGAAGCATACGATACATTACGTGATGCGTATGCACATATGGCAAACCCCGCAAAAGGTATCTCCGGAGCCGTTGTTGCACAATTCCCTGACAAGTTCGCTCAAGCGGATAAGCAAGATGAGCAGATGAATATGCTTGTAACAAAGCTCCAAATTGGTCATAAGAAACTATGGTTAAATGACAAATCGCAAGCACTTGATGTCGCACCATTTCTTTGGAATAACCACACATTTATTTCACTACGTGCGTTAAGTGAAGCAGTCGGTGCTGAAGTTACATGGAACGCAGACGACCGCAGTGTAAAAGTAACAACAAACGGTAACACGGCAATGTTTTGGATTGGCAAAGACTATATGACATTCAACGGCGAGCGCAAGGACGTTGGCGCTGAACTAATGATTCGAAACAGCCGCACTCAAGTACCGCTTCGCTTCATTGCAGAACTTCTTGGTTGGAACGTTAACTGGGATGGAAGCAATGAAATGGTCACATTGACGAAAGAACAATAA
- a CDS encoding DedA family protein, giving the protein MEEWMTKFIEQYGYLGIFLLIALENIFPPIPSEVILPFGGFMTTKADLHFLGVLASSTTGSVVGAIALYGIGLLLDVERLEKIIERWGHILRVRKSDVYKADKWFDRYGKRTVFFCRMVPLVRSLISIPAGMSNMNFKMFLTFTTAGTLIWNALLVGAGVALGESWREILTYTGAYSKIVAVLLGVLIIIAIVWYVKRHRS; this is encoded by the coding sequence ATGGAAGAATGGATGACGAAATTTATTGAACAATACGGTTATCTCGGAATCTTTCTATTGATTGCATTAGAGAATATCTTCCCTCCTATCCCTTCTGAAGTGATTCTTCCGTTTGGTGGGTTTATGACAACGAAAGCAGACCTACATTTCCTCGGAGTGCTCGCTTCATCAACGACTGGTTCTGTTGTCGGTGCAATTGCCCTTTATGGCATTGGCTTATTGCTAGATGTGGAACGGCTTGAAAAAATTATTGAGCGTTGGGGACATATTCTCCGGGTTCGTAAAAGTGATGTTTACAAAGCAGATAAGTGGTTTGATCGGTATGGAAAACGGACGGTTTTCTTTTGCAGAATGGTCCCGCTTGTCAGAAGTCTTATTTCAATTCCTGCGGGTATGTCAAACATGAATTTTAAAATGTTTTTAACATTCACTACAGCTGGGACTTTAATATGGAACGCCCTATTAGTCGGAGCAGGCGTTGCTCTTGGGGAATCATGGCGAGAAATTCTAACCTATACAGGAGCCTATTCAAAAATTGTCGCTGTCTTACTGGGGGTACTAATTATAATTGCAATTGTTTGGTATGTAAAACGCCATCGTTCGTAG
- a CDS encoding YnfA family protein: MIFILAGIAEIGGGYLIWMWLREGKAGILGLLGGVALFLYGVIATWQVFPSFGRVYAAYGGVFIVLSVLWGWWIDKKTPDLYDWLGSGICLLGVGIMLFAPRQ; this comes from the coding sequence ATGATTTTTATATTAGCCGGTATTGCTGAAATTGGCGGAGGGTACCTAATATGGATGTGGTTGCGAGAAGGAAAAGCGGGGATACTCGGCCTGCTTGGCGGAGTCGCTTTGTTTCTATATGGGGTAATTGCAACATGGCAGGTATTTCCGAGCTTTGGGCGTGTCTATGCTGCCTATGGCGGTGTATTTATTGTGCTTTCGGTGCTATGGGGATGGTGGATAGATAAAAAGACGCCTGATTTATACGATTGGCTCGGCTCAGGCATTTGTTTGCTTGGTGTTGGAATTATGTTATTTGCACCACGGCAATAA
- a CDS encoding ribonucleoside-diphosphate reductase subunit alpha, with protein sequence MNELIEKLKQKFPHLNFDDYKEKLLQSIQMKEMFSKQQLTKLLILSAEERICAEEPDWTYVAAHLYLQRLYEQAESNREAWSFYGLIQSLQQAGIYDSVLLESYSRQEIDQLGAFIDYEKDYLFTYIGIVTLAERYLAKLYDGAVYELPQERFMIIAMTLMINEPKEKRLQLIQEAYWALSNLYMTVATPTLANAGKSYGQLSSCFIDTVDDSLRSIYDSNTDIATLSKNGGGLGVYLGKIRSRGSDIKGFKGVSGGVIPWMKQLNNTAVSVDQLGQRQGAVAVYLDVWHADIFAFLDTRLNNGDERQRTHDLFTGVSIPDLFMELVEKREDWYLFDPHEVRKTMGFSLEDYYDEELAEGEFRKRYWKCVEHPLLSKRKVPAIEVFKSIMMSQLETGTPYMFYRDTANRTNPNKHEGMIYCSNLCTEIMQNMSPTVVEEEQTVDGKIITVKTPGDFVVCNLSSISLARSVMDDVLERLISIQVRMLDNVIDLNNIPVPQAQITNEKYRGIGLGTFGWHHLLAVRGIAWESEEAVQYCDKLYEQIAYYTIRASAKLAEEKGSYPAFPRSEWQTGRYFERKNYTSEKWQALKEGVQANGMRNGYVMAVAPNSSTSLIAGSTASIDPIFRREYSEEKKDFKIPVTAPDLSAKTTWYYKTVYQIDQHWSIKQNAKRQRHIDQSVSFNFYVRNDIKAKALLDLHLDAWKSGLKTTYYVRSTSSAQVDDCENCHS encoded by the coding sequence ATAAATGAACTTATCGAAAAGCTTAAACAGAAATTTCCTCACCTTAATTTTGATGATTATAAGGAAAAGCTGTTGCAATCTATTCAAATGAAAGAAATGTTTAGCAAGCAGCAATTAACAAAGCTGCTTATCCTTTCAGCAGAAGAACGAATTTGTGCTGAGGAACCGGATTGGACATATGTAGCTGCCCATCTTTATTTGCAGAGGCTATACGAGCAAGCAGAAAGTAATCGAGAGGCTTGGTCCTTTTATGGGTTGATTCAATCACTCCAACAAGCAGGGATTTATGATTCAGTGTTACTTGAAAGTTATTCACGACAAGAAATTGACCAACTTGGTGCTTTTATTGATTATGAAAAAGATTATTTGTTTACATATATCGGGATTGTAACGCTTGCTGAACGGTATTTGGCAAAGCTGTACGATGGGGCTGTATATGAATTGCCACAAGAGCGTTTCATGATTATTGCGATGACTTTGATGATAAATGAACCGAAAGAAAAACGACTGCAGCTGATTCAAGAAGCGTATTGGGCGTTATCAAATTTATATATGACAGTTGCGACCCCAACCTTAGCAAATGCAGGGAAAAGCTATGGTCAGCTATCTAGCTGCTTTATTGATACAGTCGATGACAGCTTACGTAGCATCTATGATTCCAACACTGATATTGCAACTTTAAGCAAAAATGGTGGAGGACTTGGTGTATATCTTGGGAAAATCCGCAGCCGTGGCAGTGATATTAAAGGATTTAAAGGTGTGAGTGGCGGGGTGATTCCATGGATGAAGCAGCTAAATAATACGGCGGTTTCAGTAGACCAACTAGGGCAAAGACAAGGGGCAGTGGCTGTTTACTTGGACGTATGGCATGCAGATATTTTTGCATTTCTAGACACGCGCTTAAATAATGGAGATGAACGTCAGCGAACGCACGATTTATTTACAGGTGTGTCTATTCCAGACTTATTTATGGAGTTAGTAGAGAAGCGGGAGGACTGGTATTTGTTTGACCCGCATGAAGTGCGAAAGACAATGGGCTTTTCATTGGAGGATTACTACGACGAAGAACTAGCAGAAGGTGAGTTTCGTAAGCGCTATTGGAAGTGTGTGGAACATCCTTTGTTATCCAAAAGAAAAGTTCCGGCAATTGAAGTTTTTAAATCAATTATGATGTCACAACTTGAAACAGGGACACCGTACATGTTTTATCGAGATACGGCTAACCGTACCAACCCGAACAAGCATGAAGGAATGATTTACTGCAGCAATCTTTGTACAGAGATTATGCAAAACATGAGTCCAACAGTGGTGGAAGAAGAACAAACAGTTGACGGTAAAATCATTACTGTTAAAACGCCAGGTGATTTCGTTGTTTGTAACCTTTCGTCAATCTCACTAGCGCGCAGTGTAATGGATGATGTGCTAGAACGATTGATTTCGATTCAAGTGCGAATGCTTGATAATGTGATTGATTTAAATAACATTCCTGTGCCACAAGCGCAGATTACAAATGAAAAATACCGCGGTATCGGACTCGGCACATTCGGCTGGCATCATTTATTAGCGGTTAGAGGAATTGCTTGGGAAAGCGAAGAAGCGGTGCAGTATTGTGATAAGTTATACGAACAAATTGCTTATTATACGATTCGGGCAAGTGCAAAGTTAGCGGAAGAAAAAGGTTCATATCCTGCGTTTCCACGTTCAGAATGGCAGACAGGCCGTTATTTTGAGCGGAAAAACTATACATCTGAAAAGTGGCAGGCTTTAAAAGAAGGTGTTCAAGCAAACGGCATGCGTAACGGTTATGTGATGGCAGTAGCTCCGAACTCCTCTACTTCACTTATTGCTGGTTCGACAGCGAGCATTGATCCGATCTTTCGGCGCGAATATTCAGAGGAAAAGAAGGATTTCAAAATTCCAGTCACTGCACCTGACTTATCAGCGAAGACAACATGGTATTACAAGACTGTGTATCAAATCGACCAACATTGGAGCATCAAGCAGAATGCAAAGCGTCAGCGTCATATTGACCAGTCGGTTTCATTCAACTTTTACGTCCGCAATGATATTAAAGCAAAGGCATTGCTTGACCTACATCTTGATGCTTGGAAATCAGGCTTGAAGACAACCTATTATGTACGTTCGACATCAAGTGCTCAGGTTGACGATTGTGAAAACTGCCATAGTTAA
- a CDS encoding adhesin — MNITNAAKELLIEAMEQNEASNIRFYHTGTACCGPQVGLSLDEAEDNDQLQEVNGITVAIEDGVEEMITNATLDRQGESLTITGLPETDCC, encoded by the coding sequence ATGAATATTACCAATGCGGCTAAAGAGTTATTAATCGAAGCGATGGAGCAAAATGAAGCCTCAAATATCCGCTTCTACCACACAGGTACGGCTTGCTGTGGACCACAAGTCGGCCTTTCGCTTGACGAAGCAGAAGACAATGACCAACTACAAGAAGTAAATGGTATTACTGTTGCGATTGAAGACGGTGTTGAAGAAATGATTACCAATGCTACACTGGACCGTCAAGGCGAAAGTTTGACGATAACAGGCTTGCCTGAAACAGATTGCTGTTAA
- a CDS encoding RNA polymerase sigma factor — protein sequence MKEDNILVQKVAQGDQHALETLYDRYESLLYSFLMKMTGRADLAEEVIQEVFFKLWRKKVHFNPAKGKFSSWLLSVTRNQCIDLMRKRKITYEYTEEQDALQVDSANIEKTVVWKEKQQFVQHCIEALKADQRETVESFYYQGFTQKDIAQRINIPPGTVKSRLRLALKHLKDCLTKKGVSLSD from the coding sequence TTGAAAGAGGATAACATACTCGTACAAAAAGTTGCTCAGGGCGACCAACATGCGCTCGAAACCTTATATGACAGGTATGAATCCCTGCTTTACTCATTTTTGATGAAAATGACTGGGCGGGCGGACCTTGCTGAAGAAGTGATTCAAGAGGTCTTCTTCAAGCTGTGGCGAAAGAAAGTCCACTTTAACCCAGCGAAAGGGAAATTTTCGAGCTGGCTCTTGTCAGTTACCCGTAATCAATGCATTGATCTGATGCGAAAACGTAAAATCACCTATGAATATACAGAAGAACAAGATGCACTACAGGTTGATTCAGCAAACATAGAAAAAACAGTTGTTTGGAAAGAAAAACAACAATTCGTTCAGCACTGTATTGAAGCATTAAAAGCTGATCAACGCGAAACGGTTGAATCATTTTACTATCAAGGCTTTACACAAAAGGACATTGCTCAGCGTATTAACATTCCACCTGGGACGGTCAAAAGCCGACTTCGCTTAGCACTCAAACATCTGAAAGACTGTCTGACTAAGAAGGGGGTGTCCCTAAGTGACTGA
- a CDS encoding DUF202 domain-containing protein, with protein sequence MSEKKTTVDSKYIQQHLANERTYLAWVRTAIAVIGIGFLITNLHYTMEASFTRVGDLVANAIGLISFIIGIITILVATFSYFRKTKQINDQTFKASSYFVWLLTILTVCIILIFALYLFTFTL encoded by the coding sequence ATGAGTGAGAAAAAAACAACGGTAGACTCAAAGTATATCCAGCAGCATTTAGCAAATGAACGAACTTATTTAGCATGGGTTCGCACGGCCATTGCGGTGATTGGGATTGGCTTTTTAATTACAAATCTTCACTACACGATGGAAGCATCGTTCACAAGAGTAGGAGATCTAGTTGCAAATGCCATCGGTTTGATCTCTTTTATCATTGGAATTATTACGATTTTAGTGGCCACATTTAGCTACTTTAGGAAAACGAAACAAATTAATGACCAAACCTTTAAAGCATCAAGCTATTTTGTTTGGCTGCTGACGATTTTGACGGTTTGTATCATTTTAATTTTTGCGTTGTATTTATTTACATTTACCCTATGA